From Candidatus Methylomirabilota bacterium:
TCCGGGTGCGGATCCGGGCCGCCGGCGTCAATTTTCCCGACGTCTTGATGGCCGCGGGACTATACCAGCTCAAGCCGGAGCGTCCCTTCACCCCGGGATTCGAGGGGGCGGGCGAAGTCATCGAGTCAGGTCCCGAGGCGCGCGGCGTGGCCGCCGGGGATCGCGTCATCGTCCATCAGCGCTTCGGCTGCTATGCCGAGGAAGCGGTAGTCGAGCCGGCCCAGCTTGAGCCGCTACCTTCGGACTTCAGTTTTGCCGAGGGCGCCTCCTTTCTAGTCGCCTCGCACACCGCCTATCACGGCCTCGTCCAGCGAGGGCACCTTGCCGCAGGCGAAACGCTGCTCGTCCACGGCGCCGCGGGGGGCGTGGGGCTGGCCGCCGTGGAGCTCGGCAAGCTCCTGGGCGCCACCGTCATCGCCACCGCCTCGAGCGAGGAGAAGCTGGCCGCCGCGAAGAGCCGCGGCGCCGATCATGGGATCAACTACGAAGCCGAGCCTTTCCCGGAAGCGGTCAAGCGCATCACGGGTGGCGCGGGCGCCGATGTCATCTACGATCCCGTGGGCGGCGCCGTCTTCGAGCAGTCGCTGCG
This genomic window contains:
- a CDS encoding NADPH:quinone oxidoreductase family protein, producing MIRAVVCRELGPPELMAVEEIPRKALGPGQVRVRIRAAGVNFPDVLMAAGLYQLKPERPFTPGFEGAGEVIESGPEARGVAAGDRVIVHQRFGCYAEEAVVEPAQLEPLPSDFSFAEGASFLVASHTAYHGLVQRGHLAAGETLLVHGAAGGVGLAAVELGKLLGATVIATASSEEKLAAAKSRGADHGINYEAEPFPEAVKRITGGAGADVIYDPVGGAVFEQSLRCIAFGGRLLTVGFASGTLPTVKANLVLMKGCSVVGVRAGEAGRRNPALRKAAIEALFELAAAGKLKPHISAILPLERFAEAMHLLSDRKAIGRVVLTTDQA